In Oscillatoria acuminata PCC 6304, a single window of DNA contains:
- a CDS encoding sensor histidine kinase, translated as MGKILAIDDDITVQIVLQDLLESEGHDVAIASDGEEGLYQAEQLRPDLIICDWMMPQLDGLAVCKHIKANPALSSTFFILLTARELVTDRVIGLDSGADDFLSKPIDTEELMARVRAGLRLSKTLKDLQRAQSQLIQSEKMSSIGQLVAGVAHEINNPVTFIYSNLGHLQEYTQDLIDLVQLYQAEVKNPSRAIQAKLESIDLNFMLQDLPKVMGSMQNGSDRIRKIVLSLQEFTHFERSGLQCIQINEALDNTLLILGHRLQSNETHQPIQVIKNYGELPAIESYAAQINQAFLQVLNNAIDAIETACLSSASNPGYLTIQTESLSENRVSIRICDNGPGIPESVKSQIFDPFFSTKPVGSGTGLGLSMVYQIVVQQHQGTIECISHPQKGTEFKIELPLRIQSDKSSDRPSIKTEEFALQQPE; from the coding sequence ATGGGTAAAATTTTAGCCATTGATGATGATATTACGGTGCAGATTGTTCTCCAAGACTTGCTTGAAAGTGAAGGTCATGATGTGGCGATCGCCTCCGATGGGGAAGAGGGTCTCTATCAAGCCGAGCAACTCCGGCCCGATTTAATTATTTGCGATTGGATGATGCCCCAACTCGATGGATTAGCCGTCTGTAAGCACATCAAAGCCAACCCCGCTTTATCCAGTACCTTTTTTATTCTCTTAACCGCCCGCGAACTGGTGACCGATCGCGTAATTGGCTTAGATTCCGGGGCGGATGATTTCCTCTCTAAACCCATTGATACGGAGGAATTGATGGCCCGAGTTCGCGCCGGTTTACGCCTGAGTAAAACCCTTAAGGATTTACAACGAGCGCAGTCTCAATTAATCCAAAGCGAAAAAATGTCCAGCATTGGTCAACTGGTGGCGGGCGTCGCTCACGAAATCAACAATCCTGTTACCTTTATTTACAGTAATCTCGGTCATCTTCAAGAATATACCCAAGACTTAATTGACCTGGTGCAATTGTATCAAGCTGAAGTCAAAAACCCCAGTCGGGCGATTCAAGCGAAACTCGAATCCATTGATTTGAATTTCATGTTGCAAGATTTACCCAAAGTCATGGGGTCAATGCAGAATGGGAGCGATCGCATCCGCAAAATTGTCCTATCTCTCCAAGAATTTACCCATTTTGAACGGTCGGGACTCCAGTGCATTCAAATCAATGAAGCCCTAGATAATACTTTATTAATTTTAGGCCATCGCTTACAATCTAATGAAACTCATCAACCGATTCAAGTTATAAAAAATTACGGGGAGTTGCCTGCTATTGAATCCTACGCCGCCCAAATTAATCAAGCCTTTTTACAAGTTCTCAATAATGCCATTGATGCCATAGAAACTGCCTGTTTATCTTCTGCTTCTAATCCCGGTTATTTGACCATTCAGACTGAAAGTTTAAGTGAAAATAGAGTTTCTATCCGGATTTGTGATAATGGTCCGGGAATTCCCGAATCCGTTAAATCCCAAATTTTTGACCCCTTTTTTAGTACAAAACCCGTCGGTTCAGGAACCGGACTTGGATTATCAATGGTTTATCAAATTGTGGTCCAGCAACATCAAGGAACGATAGAATGTATTTCTCATCCCCAAAAAGGAACCGAATTTAAAATTGAATTACCCCTTCGGATTCAGTCGGATAAATCGAGCGATCGGCCCAGTATCAAAACTGAAGAGTTTGCCTTGCAGCAACCGGAGTGA